Proteins encoded by one window of Sulfurospirillum barnesii SES-3:
- a CDS encoding RBBP9/YdeN family alpha/beta hydrolase — MNPSVLILPGYQNSDEKHWQSHWEKAHPDFYRVMQKDWQEPNATEWAENLEATLKQCQSPVVLVAHSLACLVVAQWASQAHTPIKGALLVAPPNPQEPLFPKSAHGFEKTPLNAFNFPSIILASTNDPYATFPYVQRLAKAWGSKLVDLGKRGHINSESDLGMWDEGYDYLETLIHIK, encoded by the coding sequence ATGAATCCTTCCGTACTTATCCTTCCAGGGTATCAAAACTCTGATGAAAAACACTGGCAAAGCCATTGGGAAAAAGCACATCCTGATTTTTACCGTGTGATGCAAAAGGATTGGCAAGAGCCTAATGCTACAGAGTGGGCAGAAAATCTCGAAGCGACACTCAAACAGTGTCAATCTCCTGTGGTGCTTGTTGCGCACAGTTTGGCGTGTTTGGTGGTCGCACAGTGGGCAAGTCAAGCCCATACGCCCATCAAAGGCGCTTTACTCGTCGCCCCACCCAATCCACAAGAGCCTCTTTTTCCAAAATCTGCTCACGGTTTTGAAAAGACACCCCTAAACGCTTTTAATTTTCCATCCATCATTTTGGCCAGCACCAATGATCCTTATGCGACCTTTCCGTATGTTCAACGCCTAGCCAAAGCGTGGGGAAGTAAACTGGTTGATTTGGGAAAACGTGGCCATATCAACAGTGAGAGTGATTTGGGGATGTGGGATGAAGGGTATGATTATTTAGAGACGTTAATTCATATCAAATAA
- a CDS encoding (Fe-S)-binding protein — protein sequence MKIGLFIPCFMNELYPEACMATLKVLEDLGLDVEYPLEQTCCGQAQANTGCAKEAALLAERFFTIFKKYDYIVAPSGSCVSMVRHNYAQFLEGREGFERMRSHTYELVEFLHDVIKPTSLKAKFPYKVGIHNTCHSHRGLGMASMSEQNVPEFSKIKAILSKVEGIAFTELSRKDECCGFGGTFAVSEEAMSAAMGRARLQDHLDAGSEYITGIDLSCLMHMQGLIDREKMPLKTIHIVQILAGDVQ from the coding sequence ATGAAAATAGGCTTGTTTATCCCCTGTTTTATGAATGAACTCTACCCAGAAGCCTGTATGGCAACGCTTAAGGTATTAGAAGATTTAGGTTTGGATGTAGAGTATCCCCTAGAGCAGACGTGTTGTGGTCAAGCGCAAGCCAATACAGGATGCGCAAAAGAGGCTGCTCTCTTAGCGGAGCGTTTTTTTACTATTTTTAAAAAGTACGATTATATTGTGGCTCCTAGTGGAAGTTGTGTGAGTATGGTGCGCCATAACTATGCACAGTTTTTAGAAGGACGCGAGGGGTTTGAGCGAATGCGTTCACATACCTATGAGCTTGTCGAATTTTTACACGATGTCATTAAGCCAACTTCACTGAAAGCAAAATTTCCATATAAAGTGGGCATTCACAATACCTGCCATTCACACAGAGGTCTTGGTATGGCAAGCATGAGTGAACAAAATGTGCCTGAATTCTCAAAAATCAAAGCGATTCTGAGCAAGGTTGAGGGTATTGCGTTTACGGAATTAAGCCGTAAAGATGAGTGCTGTGGCTTTGGTGGTACGTTTGCCGTGAGTGAAGAGGCGATGAGTGCGGCGATGGGAAGGGCACGCTTGCAAGATCATTTGGATGCAGGCAGTGAGTATATTACAGGCATTGATTTGTCGTGTTTGATGCACATGCAAGGCTTAATTGATCGAGAAAAAATGCCATTAAAAACCATCCATATTGTTCAAATTTTAGCAGGAGATGTGCAATGA
- a CDS encoding DUF294 nucleotidyltransferase-like domain-containing protein, with protein sequence MSMHDLEAFVRSIYPFELLSKNELSKATRAMNIAYYKKDEILISPSKTASFLYIILKGEVGEFSEDELLKVYSKSNSFDADALIYGQSAKQFKVLEELICYELDKASFLALLDSNEAFKAYFIQDLANKIHSAKQREYTTELSGFMMALVRECYLHTPTIVEKECSIMEALREMEAKKSSCIVVRLEEGYGIVTDSVIRKHVLFNGYDKHASIGAIALYPLIGIEASDYLFNALLSFTKHAIKRLVVMEHGKIIGILEQLDLLSYFANHSYLVAVKIKKAGSIEELKEASGDFIHIITKLHVKGTKVDYIAKLISELNAKVYEKLYSMILPEHLASKACLVVMGSEGRKEQLLKTDQDNALIIENGMDVSLYEPYMKRLSETLIDFGYPPCEGNIMVSNPYWCKHKSAYHKEIERWFDAPSMEDVMHVAIFFDAHTIAGDASMLSELKAELLRHVEAQTTFMAHFAMPVLAFETPIGFFANLIAKENKIDVKKGGIFPIVHGIRSLALEQKIEVGDTVGRIKKLAHIGVLESDFSGALIEALDTFLNLRLKEQLQRGFGNHVNLEHLNELELELLKDSFKIVNKFKKFLTHHFKLSMVS encoded by the coding sequence ATGAGCATGCACGATTTAGAGGCGTTTGTACGCTCCATTTATCCTTTTGAGCTTTTAAGCAAAAATGAGCTGAGTAAAGCCACCCGTGCGATGAATATTGCCTATTATAAAAAAGATGAAATTCTCATCTCGCCTAGTAAAACGGCTTCTTTTTTGTACATTATTCTCAAAGGCGAGGTAGGAGAGTTTAGCGAAGATGAACTCTTAAAGGTGTACAGCAAATCTAACAGTTTTGATGCCGATGCTCTCATTTATGGACAGAGTGCTAAGCAGTTTAAAGTCTTAGAAGAGCTCATTTGCTACGAGTTGGACAAAGCCTCTTTTTTGGCATTACTCGATAGCAATGAAGCCTTTAAAGCTTACTTTATTCAAGATCTTGCCAACAAAATACACTCCGCTAAACAACGAGAATACACCACCGAGCTCTCAGGCTTTATGATGGCGTTGGTTCGGGAGTGTTACTTGCACACGCCTACCATTGTGGAGAAGGAGTGCTCCATCATGGAGGCGCTTCGTGAAATGGAGGCGAAAAAGAGCAGTTGCATTGTGGTGCGCTTAGAGGAGGGGTATGGCATCGTGACCGATAGCGTGATTCGCAAACATGTGCTCTTTAACGGGTATGATAAACACGCTTCCATTGGGGCGATTGCGCTTTATCCGCTCATTGGCATTGAGGCGAGTGATTATCTCTTTAACGCATTGCTTAGCTTTACCAAACATGCCATTAAACGTCTGGTGGTGATGGAGCATGGGAAGATTATAGGGATTTTAGAGCAGCTTGATTTGCTGAGCTACTTTGCCAACCACTCCTATTTAGTGGCAGTGAAAATTAAAAAAGCAGGGAGCATTGAGGAGCTTAAAGAGGCGAGTGGGGATTTTATACATATTATTACCAAGTTACATGTAAAAGGAACAAAGGTCGATTATATCGCAAAGCTTATCTCGGAGCTCAATGCCAAAGTGTATGAAAAACTCTACTCCATGATCCTTCCTGAGCATTTGGCGTCCAAGGCGTGTTTGGTGGTCATGGGCAGTGAAGGGCGTAAGGAGCAACTCTTAAAAACCGACCAAGACAATGCTTTGATTATTGAGAATGGGATGGATGTGAGTCTGTATGAGCCTTATATGAAGCGTTTGAGTGAGACACTCATTGATTTTGGGTATCCGCCGTGTGAGGGAAACATTATGGTCTCCAATCCCTACTGGTGCAAACACAAAAGTGCTTATCATAAAGAGATAGAACGCTGGTTTGATGCGCCTAGTATGGAAGATGTGATGCACGTAGCCATCTTTTTTGATGCGCACACCATTGCGGGAGATGCTTCGATGCTTAGTGAGCTTAAAGCGGAGCTTTTAAGGCATGTTGAAGCGCAAACAACCTTTATGGCGCACTTTGCAATGCCTGTATTGGCGTTTGAGACACCCATAGGTTTTTTTGCCAATCTCATTGCCAAAGAGAATAAAATTGATGTCAAAAAAGGGGGCATTTTCCCCATAGTGCATGGTATTCGCAGTTTAGCCTTAGAGCAGAAAATTGAGGTTGGTGATACCGTTGGACGCATCAAAAAGCTAGCACACATAGGCGTGTTGGAGAGTGACTTTTCAGGAGCACTCATTGAAGCGCTCGATACCTTTTTAAACCTGCGTCTCAAAGAGCAATTGCAACGAGGCTTTGGCAATCACGTAAACCTTGAGCACCTCAATGAGTTGGAGTTGGAACTTTTAAAAGACAGCTTTAAAATTGTCAATAAATTTAAAAAGTTTCTCACCCACCACTTTAAACTCTCGATGGTCAGCTAA
- a CDS encoding LutC/YkgG family protein has translation MSSREAILKAIKEAKIEHNTTLPEVNIPHTTYEDLDGKFATTLASVGGNAVHLEALSAVNGYIEEHYKDAPVIVSTVAGINGTKELNATDDPHTLKDVDLAIIQGEFAVAENGAVWIMESDARHRALYFIAQKLMIIVPKGEVVHSMHEAYERIHFESKDIFGLFISGPSKTADIEQSLVIGAHGATEACVVFV, from the coding sequence ATGAGTTCACGTGAAGCAATTTTAAAAGCCATTAAAGAGGCAAAAATAGAGCACAACACAACGCTACCAGAGGTAAATATTCCTCATACAACGTATGAAGATTTGGATGGAAAGTTTGCAACAACGCTTGCTAGTGTGGGAGGCAATGCGGTTCATTTGGAAGCGTTAAGTGCGGTAAATGGCTACATTGAGGAGCATTATAAAGATGCCCCTGTGATTGTCTCAACCGTTGCTGGAATCAATGGCACAAAAGAGCTTAACGCAACGGATGATCCGCATACGCTTAAAGATGTAGATTTGGCGATTATTCAAGGGGAGTTTGCGGTGGCGGAAAATGGAGCGGTGTGGATTATGGAGTCGGATGCAAGGCACCGTGCGCTTTATTTTATCGCTCAAAAGTTGATGATTATTGTTCCAAAGGGTGAAGTGGTGCATAGTATGCATGAAGCGTATGAACGAATCCATTTTGAAAGCAAAGATATTTTTGGGCTTTTTATCAGCGGACCTTCTAAAACGGCGGATATTGAACAATCTTTGGTGATTGGTGCACACGGCGCAACCGAGGCATGTGTCGTATTTGTATAA
- a CDS encoding LysE family translocator codes for MLELQTVLMFIGASTLLALAPGPDILFVLTQSMSKGSRSGMVIALGLCSGLVFHTTAVALGVAVIFQSSELAFTLLKLFGAGYLLYLAWMAFRDASRSKLNLDKTPLALSALYRRGILMNITNPKVSIFFLAFLPQFTNPALGSVTVQIFSLGALFMLCALSVFTLVSLLAGKLGAWFSKTPYGERILNYLAGTVFTALAVKLVFTSK; via the coding sequence ATGTTAGAGTTACAAACCGTACTCATGTTTATAGGTGCTTCAACACTTTTAGCCTTAGCCCCTGGTCCTGATATTCTTTTTGTTCTTACCCAATCCATGAGTAAAGGGAGTCGTTCAGGTATGGTTATTGCTTTAGGATTGTGCAGTGGATTAGTGTTTCATACAACCGCTGTTGCCCTTGGGGTTGCTGTTATTTTTCAAAGCTCTGAACTGGCGTTTACGCTCTTAAAACTCTTTGGAGCTGGCTATTTGCTCTACCTTGCGTGGATGGCTTTTCGTGATGCTTCAAGAAGTAAATTAAACCTCGATAAAACACCTTTAGCCTTGAGTGCCTTGTATCGACGGGGTATTTTGATGAACATTACCAACCCTAAAGTTTCTATCTTTTTCCTTGCTTTTTTACCTCAATTTACCAATCCTGCATTAGGAAGTGTGACGGTTCAAATTTTTAGTTTAGGGGCACTGTTTATGCTATGTGCACTCAGCGTTTTTACACTGGTATCTCTTTTGGCAGGAAAGCTAGGCGCATGGTTTTCGAAAACACCCTATGGCGAAAGAATTCTTAATTATCTTGCGGGTACTGTTTTTACAGCGTTAGCAGTGAAGTTAGTTTTTACGTCTAAGTAA
- a CDS encoding 3'-5' exonuclease: MFASFFAKRNAQKLNDERFRFLFDEAPEDEVVVFDTETTGLNPKKDEILSIGAVKVRGNTILMSEKFELFLKPQCEVGECSIKIHQIRNIDLQNALSPREAIAQFLHFIGARPLVGYYLEFDVAMINKYLKPWLNIHLPNPQIELSGLYHDKKIKRIPDGVIDLRFDVMMKELGLPIFGKHDALNDALMSAMMYVKLQNIGKL, from the coding sequence ATGTTTGCCTCTTTTTTTGCTAAACGCAACGCCCAAAAATTAAACGACGAGCGTTTTCGCTTTTTATTTGATGAAGCACCAGAGGATGAGGTTGTCGTTTTTGACACCGAAACCACAGGACTCAATCCTAAAAAAGATGAGATTCTCTCTATCGGTGCGGTGAAAGTAAGAGGCAATACCATCTTAATGTCTGAGAAGTTTGAGCTTTTTCTCAAACCTCAGTGTGAAGTCGGGGAGTGTAGCATTAAGATTCATCAAATTCGCAATATCGACCTGCAAAATGCCCTCTCTCCTCGTGAAGCGATTGCGCAGTTTTTACACTTTATAGGCGCACGCCCATTGGTGGGGTACTACCTCGAATTTGACGTTGCGATGATTAACAAATACCTTAAACCGTGGCTGAACATTCACCTACCCAATCCCCAAATCGAACTCTCAGGACTCTATCACGACAAAAAAATCAAACGCATCCCTGATGGGGTCATCGACCTGCGCTTTGATGTGATGATGAAAGAGCTAGGACTGCCCATTTTTGGTAAACACGACGCTTTAAACGATGCGTTGATGAGTGCGATGATGTATGTGAAGTTGCAGAATATTGGAAAATTGTAG
- a CDS encoding cupin domain-containing protein — MKQSLHEIPSTPLQAGEGASMQMLISSQTAPHFAMRKFVIKKEGFMPFHTNTVEHEQYVLKGKARVRMGDESFIAQKDDILFIPAGVAHSYHVIGDEDYEFLCLVPNQEDTIAMVKTGGQGCGC, encoded by the coding sequence ATGAAACAATCACTCCATGAAATCCCCAGTACACCGCTTCAAGCAGGTGAGGGTGCGAGCATGCAAATGCTTATCTCTTCCCAAACAGCTCCTCATTTTGCGATGCGTAAATTTGTCATTAAAAAAGAGGGCTTTATGCCGTTTCACACCAACACGGTAGAGCATGAGCAGTATGTCCTTAAAGGAAAAGCCAGAGTGAGAATGGGCGATGAGAGTTTTATTGCGCAAAAAGATGACATTCTTTTTATTCCAGCGGGTGTTGCACACTCTTATCATGTGATTGGCGATGAAGATTATGAATTTTTGTGTTTAGTCCCTAATCAAGAAGATACCATTGCAATGGTAAAGACAGGTGGGCAAGGGTGTGGCTGTTAA
- the metE gene encoding 5-methyltetrahydropteroyltriglutamate--homocysteine S-methyltransferase — MLKTYVTGFPRIGEKRELKFALEAYWAGKSDLNALKEVAKELRARHFSYQKAHGIDVISCNDFSYYDLMLDTITLLGAIPERFVGIEDATTRYFAMARGDESRSAMEMTKWFNTNYHYIVPELHAQTRFSVDTSKIIEEFNEAKALGITPKINLIGPITFLALSKTIDNTDAFVLFDALLEAYASVLKSIELLGEGIIVQFDEPLFAKSLEPKFYTLLKIAYEKLGRVSPNLNIAVVSYFDKANEAVEVLGKCPIWGIGLDFVYGEENLEALLHVNDKVLIAGLIDGRNVWKNNTSKSYALLEKITSVIGEERLILSTSCSLLHVPYSTTFEQKLPLHVKEKLSFALEKLAELQTLQTLWASKEKPTQNVALEKPTIQAHTNHFAKRSPYGIRALIQEKALNLPLFPTTTIGSFPQTKETRTLRLAYKKGEMTQESYENALKELIKECVAFQEKIGLDVLVHGEFERNDMVEYFGELLEGFAFSENGWVQSYGSRCVKPPLLHGNVKRRKPLSVEWSVYAQSLTDKPMKGMLTGPVTILNWSFVRNDIPKSEVAYEVASAIAEEVDELQRHDIKIIQVDEAAFKEGYPLRNEKIKAYEKWAVESFKASVCSAWDQTQIHTHMCYSNFNDIIETIEAMDADVITIETSRSGNKLLKVFQKAHYKAQIGPGVYDIHSPRVPSVEEMSEQIKAFLEVLPKEQLWINPDCGLKTRGWSETKAALANMIQAVKRFR, encoded by the coding sequence ATGTTAAAAACCTATGTGACAGGCTTTCCACGTATTGGAGAGAAGCGTGAGTTAAAATTTGCTCTTGAAGCTTACTGGGCGGGGAAAAGTGACCTTAACGCACTCAAAGAAGTTGCTAAAGAGCTTCGAGCACGCCACTTTAGCTATCAAAAAGCGCACGGCATTGATGTGATTTCGTGCAATGATTTTAGTTACTATGATTTGATGTTAGATACCATCACCCTTTTAGGAGCTATTCCTGAGCGATTTGTGGGCATTGAAGATGCAACCACACGCTATTTTGCAATGGCAAGGGGCGATGAGAGTCGCTCTGCGATGGAGATGACCAAATGGTTTAACACAAACTACCACTACATTGTCCCAGAACTTCACGCACAGACCCGTTTTAGTGTCGATACCAGCAAAATTATCGAAGAGTTCAATGAAGCCAAAGCGCTGGGCATTACGCCAAAGATTAATCTTATTGGACCCATTACCTTTTTAGCGCTCTCTAAAACCATCGATAACACGGATGCCTTTGTGCTTTTTGATGCCCTTTTAGAAGCCTATGCAAGCGTACTTAAGAGCATTGAGCTGCTAGGAGAAGGCATTATTGTTCAGTTTGATGAGCCTTTGTTTGCCAAAAGCTTAGAGCCAAAATTTTACACGCTTCTTAAAATTGCGTATGAAAAACTAGGCAGGGTTTCACCCAACCTCAACATCGCTGTCGTGAGCTATTTTGATAAAGCCAATGAAGCCGTTGAGGTCTTAGGGAAGTGCCCTATTTGGGGAATTGGACTTGATTTTGTGTATGGAGAGGAAAACCTTGAAGCGCTTTTACATGTAAACGACAAAGTGCTCATTGCTGGACTCATTGATGGACGCAATGTCTGGAAAAACAATACCTCCAAATCCTACGCACTTTTGGAAAAAATCACCTCTGTGATTGGCGAAGAGAGGCTGATTTTAAGCACTTCATGCTCTCTACTTCATGTGCCCTATTCCACCACGTTTGAGCAAAAACTCCCTTTACATGTAAAAGAAAAGCTGAGCTTTGCACTTGAAAAATTAGCGGAGCTTCAAACGCTTCAAACACTCTGGGCAAGCAAAGAAAAACCAACGCAAAACGTAGCGTTAGAGAAGCCAACCATTCAAGCGCACACCAACCACTTTGCGAAGCGCTCACCCTATGGTATCCGTGCGCTTATTCAAGAAAAAGCACTCAACCTTCCGCTTTTTCCAACCACCACCATTGGCTCGTTCCCCCAAACCAAAGAGACACGAACGCTTCGTTTGGCTTATAAAAAAGGTGAAATGACTCAAGAATCCTATGAAAACGCTTTAAAAGAGCTCATTAAAGAATGTGTGGCGTTTCAAGAGAAGATAGGTCTTGATGTGTTGGTGCATGGCGAATTTGAGCGCAACGATATGGTCGAGTACTTTGGGGAACTCCTTGAGGGTTTTGCGTTTAGCGAAAACGGATGGGTTCAAAGCTATGGAAGCAGATGTGTCAAGCCTCCTCTTTTACACGGCAATGTCAAACGACGAAAGCCTTTAAGTGTCGAGTGGAGTGTCTATGCGCAAAGCTTGACCGATAAACCTATGAAAGGGATGCTCACAGGACCTGTGACCATTTTGAACTGGTCGTTTGTGCGGAATGATATTCCTAAAAGTGAGGTGGCGTACGAGGTTGCCAGTGCGATTGCTGAGGAAGTCGATGAGCTTCAGCGCCATGATATTAAAATCATTCAAGTCGATGAGGCGGCGTTTAAAGAGGGGTATCCTCTGCGCAATGAAAAAATCAAAGCGTACGAAAAATGGGCGGTGGAGAGCTTTAAAGCCTCGGTGTGCAGTGCGTGGGATCAGACGCAAATTCACACCCATATGTGTTACAGCAACTTCAATGACATCATTGAGACGATTGAGGCGATGGATGCTGATGTTATTACCATTGAGACATCACGCAGTGGCAATAAACTCTTAAAAGTCTTCCAAAAAGCCCACTACAAAGCGCAAATTGGACCAGGCGTGTATGACATTCATTCCCCTCGTGTGCCCAGCGTGGAGGAGATGAGCGAACAGATTAAGGCGTTTTTAGAGGTACTTCCTAAAGAGCAGTTGTGGATAAATCCTGATTGTGGACTTAAAACTAGAGGCTGGAGTGAAACCAAAGCCGCCCTTGCTAACATGATACAAGCGGTGAAACGCTTCCGATAG
- a CDS encoding DMT family transporter — protein MNQSKTDPIGLLFLLIAMLTWASSFIALKAAIGPLGPMSVVFGRMVIASLCFVYFIKQFRALSFTRHDVKYLLLLTLFEPCFYFIFEAKALQLTTASQAGMITSMMPLMTAIAASFVLKEHLSKRIVIGSVLAVAGAIWLSLGAQSSQSASNPLLGNFLEFCAMVCGTWYAISVRYLSQKFSALFLTAIQAFAGAIFFFPLALWEYFTMPMNLNLEVFAWICYLGIVVTLGGYGMFNLALSRIEASKASVFVNLIPVFTVLLAYIFLNERLSETEMLACFVIFGGIIISQLPSLSKRGKAD, from the coding sequence ATGAATCAATCCAAAACAGACCCTATTGGACTTTTGTTTTTACTGATTGCCATGCTTACCTGGGCAAGCTCTTTTATTGCGCTTAAAGCGGCTATTGGTCCTCTAGGGCCTATGAGCGTTGTTTTTGGTCGTATGGTCATTGCCAGTTTATGTTTTGTCTATTTTATCAAACAGTTCAGAGCACTCTCTTTTACACGCCATGACGTCAAATACCTCTTGCTACTCACCCTCTTTGAACCTTGCTTTTATTTCATTTTTGAAGCCAAAGCCTTGCAACTTACCACCGCATCGCAAGCGGGCATGATTACCTCCATGATGCCGTTAATGACTGCTATTGCGGCCAGTTTTGTACTGAAAGAACATTTGAGTAAACGTATTGTGATTGGTTCTGTTTTAGCCGTTGCAGGTGCCATTTGGCTAAGCCTTGGAGCGCAGAGCAGCCAAAGTGCTTCCAACCCACTTTTGGGCAATTTTTTAGAATTTTGTGCGATGGTGTGTGGGACATGGTATGCCATTTCCGTGCGCTACTTGAGTCAAAAATTCTCAGCCCTCTTTTTAACCGCTATTCAAGCCTTTGCTGGAGCCATTTTCTTCTTTCCCTTAGCCCTATGGGAATACTTTACCATGCCTATGAACTTAAATCTAGAAGTCTTTGCATGGATTTGCTACTTAGGTATTGTTGTAACCCTTGGAGGCTATGGCATGTTTAATTTAGCACTCAGTCGTATTGAAGCCTCAAAAGCTTCGGTCTTTGTCAATCTCATACCTGTTTTTACCGTTTTATTGGCGTACATTTTCTTAAACGAGCGCTTAAGTGAAACCGAAATGTTGGCATGTTTTGTTATTTTTGGAGGAATTATTATCTCTCAATTGCCCTCATTAAGCAAAAGAGGCAAAGCGGATTAA
- a CDS encoding lactate utilization protein B, with product MSINHPELAEKFASNVERMKWHDKALWFVRLKRDNQAKSLEEWEALRATADAIKSHTLSHLDSYLEAFEKNAQARGIRVHWAKDAKEHNEIVLDLLRSHNAKMIVKSKSMLTEECHLNPYLEEHGIEVVDTDLGERIVQLRKEPPSHIVLPAIHLKKEDVGTTFEKFLKTEKGNADPTYLTRAARAHLREKFVGADASMTGVNFAIAQTGGIVVCTNEGNADLGASLPKLHIACMGIEKIIPRLEDLSIFTRLLARSATGQPVTTYTTHYHGAVEGGEMHVVIVDNGRTKILADKRYIKSLQCIRCGACLNTCPIYRRSGGYSYGYTIPGPIGSTLAPSRDLKKYYSLPFACSLCASCTNVCPVKVDLHQQLYLKRQDVVDAGYLSPVKYNALKIATWLMCRPKLMDFAGFLARKMVPILPRVLLYSKFNVWGKARELPPFPKNSFKELYKAKKGIK from the coding sequence ATGAGTATCAATCATCCAGAACTTGCCGAAAAATTTGCAAGCAACGTAGAGCGTATGAAATGGCACGATAAAGCCCTTTGGTTTGTGCGCCTCAAACGTGACAATCAAGCCAAAAGTTTAGAAGAGTGGGAAGCCCTTCGTGCGACTGCAGATGCCATTAAAAGCCACACATTAAGTCATTTAGATAGTTATTTAGAAGCGTTTGAAAAAAATGCACAAGCCCGTGGAATTCGTGTGCATTGGGCAAAAGATGCGAAAGAACATAATGAAATTGTGTTGGATTTGCTACGCTCCCATAATGCTAAAATGATTGTAAAAAGTAAATCCATGCTGACAGAGGAGTGCCATCTAAATCCTTACTTAGAAGAGCATGGCATTGAAGTGGTTGATACGGATTTGGGGGAGCGTATTGTGCAATTGCGAAAAGAACCCCCATCGCATATTGTTTTACCTGCTATCCATCTTAAAAAAGAGGATGTGGGTACCACGTTTGAGAAGTTTTTAAAGACAGAAAAAGGCAACGCCGATCCGACCTATCTTACCCGTGCCGCACGAGCGCATTTGCGTGAAAAATTTGTAGGTGCGGATGCCTCTATGACAGGTGTGAATTTTGCGATTGCGCAAACAGGGGGCATTGTGGTGTGTACCAATGAAGGCAATGCCGATTTGGGGGCTAGTTTGCCTAAACTGCATATTGCGTGTATGGGGATTGAAAAAATTATTCCTCGATTGGAAGATTTGAGTATTTTTACACGTCTTTTAGCACGCAGCGCTACAGGGCAACCTGTAACAACCTATACCACGCATTACCACGGTGCGGTTGAGGGTGGTGAAATGCATGTGGTGATTGTGGATAACGGTCGAACGAAAATTCTTGCTGATAAACGCTACATTAAATCACTTCAATGCATTCGATGCGGTGCATGTTTAAATACGTGTCCTATTTATCGAAGGAGTGGAGGTTATAGCTATGGGTATACCATTCCAGGACCTATTGGCTCAACATTAGCGCCCAGCCGTGATTTGAAAAAATACTACAGCTTACCGTTTGCCTGCTCTTTGTGTGCCTCATGCACGAACGTTTGTCCTGTGAAGGTCGATTTGCACCAACAACTCTATTTAAAGCGTCAAGATGTTGTGGATGCTGGGTATTTAAGCCCTGTTAAATACAATGCTTTAAAAATAGCCACATGGTTGATGTGCCGTCCAAAACTGATGGATTTTGCGGGTTTTCTGGCACGTAAAATGGTTCCGATTTTGCCTCGGGTGCTGCTCTATTCTAAGTTTAATGTATGGGGAAAAGCCAGAGAGTTGCCGCCGTTTCCTAAGAACAGTTTTAAAGAACTTTACAAAGCGAAAAAGGGTATCAAATGA
- the htpX gene encoding zinc metalloprotease HtpX — protein MEVVKTIVLLTLMTLLFVWVGGIMGGTQGMLIALVMAGVMNFVSYFYSDTLVLRHYHAVEVSPREAKGLFEIVQKLANRANIPMPKVYIIPDGTPNAFATGRNPQNAAVAVTEGLLQLLDENEVEAVLAHELSHVRHYDILVGTIAATIAGAIAMIANMLQWGAMFGGGRDNRPNPILMLVLSLVLPLAAAVIQMAISRNREYMADEGAARLTRHPEWLQSALSKLSTYNKRGMVQEATTQSAHMFIINPFAGKNISFASLFSTHPSTEDRIARLEALKSQIR, from the coding sequence ATGGAAGTTGTAAAAACCATTGTATTATTAACGCTTATGACACTGTTGTTTGTTTGGGTTGGTGGTATTATGGGAGGGACTCAAGGCATGCTTATAGCACTTGTGATGGCAGGGGTGATGAATTTTGTGAGTTATTTTTACTCCGATACCCTTGTGCTTCGTCATTATCATGCTGTGGAAGTGAGTCCAAGAGAAGCGAAGGGGCTCTTTGAAATTGTTCAAAAGCTAGCCAACAGAGCAAATATTCCTATGCCCAAGGTTTATATTATCCCAGATGGCACTCCCAACGCTTTTGCCACAGGGCGCAATCCTCAAAATGCCGCTGTTGCTGTGACAGAGGGTTTATTGCAACTTTTGGATGAAAATGAGGTGGAAGCAGTTTTGGCACATGAGTTAAGCCATGTGAGGCATTATGATATTTTAGTCGGAACGATTGCTGCAACCATTGCAGGTGCGATAGCCATGATTGCCAATATGCTTCAATGGGGTGCTATGTTTGGAGGCGGTAGAGACAATCGCCCCAATCCTATTTTAATGTTGGTTTTATCGTTGGTATTGCCTTTAGCGGCTGCGGTGATTCAAATGGCGATTAGCCGAAACCGTGAGTACATGGCAGATGAGGGCGCCGCACGTTTGACACGCCATCCTGAATGGTTACAAAGTGCTCTTTCAAAACTCTCTACCTACAACAAACGAGGTATGGTGCAAGAGGCAACGACACAGAGTGCACATATGTTTATTATCAACCCCTTTGCAGGGAAAAATATCTCTTTTGCTTCGCTTTTTTCTACCCATCCTTCAACGGAAGATAGAATTGCAAGGTTAGAAGCATTAAAGTCACAGATTCGTTAA